A region of the Paracholeplasma morum genome:
TTAAAAACTTTAACAATTACACTTCTCGGGCCTTTCTTGATTTCATAAGTGAAGCCTTTTTCGACTGTAACTTCAACATTAAAGTAATTTTTAACATTCAAGACATATTCACAGACTCTTGGGTCAAAAGAGTCTAGTGGCGTCCCGTTTATTTTCACCGAATTCAAAAATGGTAAATACAAATGAGGAATTCTCGGTTTGAGCTGAAGGTGGTTTAGTCTTCTGAATGCTTCAGTGTCCATAATATAATGGCTGATGTTTTTCGCAACTTTTTGAAGTTCGCCTCTCGAGATTAGGTTCTGTTTTAGGCTTTCTTCTAAATTATCTTTATTTGAATTGTTTTTAGAATCCTCGACTACCATATAGAGGTCGTTTTGAGCTTTAACCATGGCTTTAGTATTATGAAGCGTTGCTTCTTCGCCTTCATCATTCATCTTCGCCCACCAGTCCGTCATGATGATGCCTCTAAACCCAAATTCATTTCGAATAATTGTCGTGTTTAAATCGTAATTTGATGCACTCCATATGCCATTTACTGGGTTATAAGCGGTCATGATTGAATCGGCTTTTCCCTCTTTAATCGCAATCTCAAATCCTCTTAAATAGATTTCTCTTAAAGCTCTTTCAGATACAATTGAATCTACTTGTGTTCGAAAAGATTCTTGGTTATTGGCAGCCAAATGTTTCAGTGTGCCTGAGACGCCAGCTCCCTTTAAGCCTAATAAAGCCGATTTAGACATATACCCACTTAAATAAGGGTCTTCTGAAAAGTACTCAAAGTTTCTTCCACAGAGTGGGTGTCTTTGAATGTTTAAGCCAGGTCCTAGAAGGTTATCCACTTCATAGGCTATAAGTTCCAGTCCAAGCGCGTAATATAACGATTCAACTAAGTGATTATTAAAGCTTGATGCTAGAAGTGTCCCATTAGGTAAGCTTGTGGCTAAGAACCCTGAATCCATTCTAATTCCAGATGGCCCATCTGCACAACATGCGATTGGGAATCCATATGTCTTTAGTGTATCTGTAACGCCTCCAAAAGCACTTGCAGTTCCTGGGGTTACTTTTGGACTAGACATGCCTTCAGCACGTGTAAGTTCAATTAATGATTGATCGTCAAGTTGTGAGACAAACGCTTCAACCGATACTCTCTTGTTATAAACATCTAGTAATGTTCTTTTTTCTAAACAAGTGTTTTCGTGTGCGATTGGCTCCCTCTCTTTCATTCTATTGGCTAAATCATATGTTCTTAAAGGCGTTTCTTCTAACGTTTCAAGAATTAAATCCCCTTCATAGGTTGGTTTAAGACGTTTAAATGATTTTACTGGTCTGAGTGCTTCTTCGGATTTCTTGATGAGTTCGGTTTCGTTAATTACTAAATCCGCAGATTCAACGATGTCTCTAATGCTTGTTGCAACATGAATCTTATAGAGCCCTTTTTCAAGTACATAACTGCTCTTAAATCCAGTAATCCCTATTTCATCGTATGATGCAAAATCGTACTTAGTAAACTCAAAATAAAGGGTTCTGGATTCTCCTACTTCAAGCATAGGGGTCTTCTGATAGCCGACCAATACTTTGCTAGGTCTTCCCAGTAACGTTATAGGGCTTTCAATATATACTTGAACAACCTCTTTGGCGCGCATTGAACCAATGTTTTTTACATCTACTTCGATTTGATATGGGTCATTATGTTTGAACTGGCACTGATACTCAAACTTAGAATAGGATAATCCATACCCAAAAGGATAGCGTACGGCTTGAGGCTTAAAGGTTTCAAAGTATCGATAGCCGACATAGACGTCTTCTTGATAGTAGTTTTCCGTTTGATTGCCAAAATTACGATGAGCGTAATGATCGATGATTGATTTTGATATCGTCATTGGCAGTTTTCCAGATGGAGAATAAATTCCTGTTATAACATCCGAAACAGCTCTTGCGCCGTCTTCGCCTCCATGCCAAACATAAAGACAAGCTGATATCGTGTTTTCATCCATAAAACTCATGTCGATTGGATTCCCCACATTCATAATAACAATGGTTTTCTTAAAGGTACTTGAGACTTGTTTAATCATCAAGGATTCTTCATCACTGAGGTAGTAACTGCCCTTTTCTAGCTGATTATCTTTATCCTCGCCAGCCGTTCTACCAATAACGATGATCGCTTGATCAGAAAAACTCTTTGCTTCAGTGAGGATATCATCGGTTAAAACCATTTCGGTTTGACTCCATGGTTCCGTAGCCCATCTGCCTAATCCTGCATTAAAAGGGTTATTGATTTGCCAGTTTTGATAAGTTTGGAGTAATGTTTCATTCACAGTAACCAGTGGATTTTCAAGCAAAGCTTCAACAATGCTTGTTACTGCTTTCACATTGACTAACCCCCCTGAACCAGTGCCGCTCTTATAATAGTCAGTTTGGATTCTACCGAAAACATTAATCTTGCCAGACAAAGGCAAGACGCCTTCATTTTTCAAAAGGACTATTCCTTCAGTCGCAGCAAGTTTTGATAACTCGCGTAACCCTGTTAATCTTTTATAATGATCAATTGATAATAGTTCAAGATAATTTTTCATAATAGCCCTCTTTCATATATCCTTTTTTAGTAGTTTATGACTAAACAAATCTATGAGATAAGCACCTATTGGTGCGGTAATTAAAATCGAGGCAATCGCAAAAGTCAAAATTTCTTCGCCTTTTGCAAACCCAAATAGTAGGGGAATGGATCCAATCGATGCTTGAACGGTAGCCTTTGGCATATAACTTAACGCAACAAATGTTTTTTCTGATTTGTTGAGTTGGGTCATCGAAACCGAAACTAAGACACCAATTGTGCGGATGGTTAAAATGAAGAGTATTAACAAGAATGCGATTAATCCAATGGTTTTTAGAAGCGTTAGATTTAGTAATGCGCCAACCAAAATAAACAAAAGCATTTCTGCAAATACCCATATCTTCTCATATTTTTTGAGTAACCTATTTGCAAGTAATTCATACTCTTTGAGAATCATTAAAGCTAAACACAATACAGCTAATAATCCACTATACTCTATCCAACTCTTCTCGAATGAGATAAACATAAATGACATACTCAATATAATCAATACTTTAACCGTATCACGCATATGGACCTTTTTAAATAGTTTAACGAGTATATACCCAATAAATAACCCTAACCCTATACCTAACAAAATAGAAATGGGAAAGTTTATTATCGTCATCCAATCGATTGTGTTTGATTCTTTTAAAGATACACTTAAACTAAACAATAAGATAACAAATATATCATCTGCGGATGCTCCAGCCATAACCATTTGTGGGACTTTTCTTTGATAACCCATGCCTTGTTCTATCAGTTTAATCATTCTGGGGACAACAACAGCGGGAGAGACAGCAGCAAGTATCGCTCCAAGCATAAAC
Encoded here:
- a CDS encoding cation:proton antiporter, which produces MLLSLSYMILLGLVLAFILKQIKIPALIGFLLTGIILGPFVLNQIDSSILSISSELRTIALVVILLRAGFMLKIDELKENGIGALLLTFLPATFEVIGTVIFTNLFLDWTLIDGFMLGAILAAVSPAVVVPRMIKLIEQGMGYQRKVPQMVMAGASADDIFVILLFSLSVSLKESNTIDWMTIINFPISILLGIGLGLFIGYILVKLFKKVHMRDTVKVLIILSMSFMFISFEKSWIEYSGLLAVLCLALMILKEYELLANRLLKKYEKIWVFAEMLLFILVGALLNLTLLKTIGLIAFLLILFILTIRTIGVLVSVSMTQLNKSEKTFVALSYMPKATVQASIGSIPLLFGFAKGEEILTFAIASILITAPIGAYLIDLFSHKLLKKDI
- a CDS encoding glycoside hydrolase family 3 protein; its protein translation is MKNYLELLSIDHYKRLTGLRELSKLAATEGIVLLKNEGVLPLSGKINVFGRIQTDYYKSGTGSGGLVNVKAVTSIVEALLENPLVTVNETLLQTYQNWQINNPFNAGLGRWATEPWSQTEMVLTDDILTEAKSFSDQAIIVIGRTAGEDKDNQLEKGSYYLSDEESLMIKQVSSTFKKTIVIMNVGNPIDMSFMDENTISACLYVWHGGEDGARAVSDVITGIYSPSGKLPMTISKSIIDHYAHRNFGNQTENYYQEDVYVGYRYFETFKPQAVRYPFGYGLSYSKFEYQCQFKHNDPYQIEVDVKNIGSMRAKEVVQVYIESPITLLGRPSKVLVGYQKTPMLEVGESRTLYFEFTKYDFASYDEIGITGFKSSYVLEKGLYKIHVATSIRDIVESADLVINETELIKKSEEALRPVKSFKRLKPTYEGDLILETLEETPLRTYDLANRMKEREPIAHENTCLEKRTLLDVYNKRVSVEAFVSQLDDQSLIELTRAEGMSSPKVTPGTASAFGGVTDTLKTYGFPIACCADGPSGIRMDSGFLATSLPNGTLLASSFNNHLVESLYYALGLELIAYEVDNLLGPGLNIQRHPLCGRNFEYFSEDPYLSGYMSKSALLGLKGAGVSGTLKHLAANNQESFRTQVDSIVSERALREIYLRGFEIAIKEGKADSIMTAYNPVNGIWSASNYDLNTTIIRNEFGFRGIIMTDWWAKMNDEGEEATLHNTKAMVKAQNDLYMVVEDSKNNSNKDNLEESLKQNLISRGELQKVAKNISHYIMDTEAFRRLNHLQLKPRIPHLYLPFLNSVKINGTPLDSFDPRVCEYVLNVKNYFNVEVTVEKGFTYEIKKGPRSVIVKVFNHREQNTYLFTNIERLIQSDETFFGEFDSNKSFKIGESLLSKTQLDFSMNSYQTEDLIVSDGVHFNKNGIISFSLNVLSYGKYIFEIELLSDDSKLAQIPFSILIDKISKSTITTHGTEGKLEWINPEIILEEGKQLCSFKAHRSGLVIKQIIIKKHP